cttccgccgccgccgccacccatccCTCCACACTTCTTCCTCGACCCCAAGCATCTCCGATCCCCGAAGCGCGGCGATGTCCCCGCGGAGCTCGCCAGCGCGCACCTCCTCAAGTTGCAGCTGTCGTACGTGCACGTCCGCCTCAGGAGCCACGCCAACATGGATGcccgcgccgccgagctccggcgCAGCGTGGACGCCGTCCAGCCCCAGCGTGGCGGTAGGCTCCAGCGTGGACACCGTGCGCGACCTCCCCCGCTGGACCCCTCTTCTTTGGCCTCGACATCAGCGGTTAGATTTTTATTAATTTAgataattttgattttgatgcattaaagtgaagtttttttatatttttgtgaATTATGATGTTTTAAGGCGTAATTAttattgaagttgatgtttgtgaAATAATCTATCTTATgataattttatttggatagtttggaCTAACTATAGCAAGTTGTCGTTCTTTtggctgtggtggtggcggccgtggagggaGTTTCGAATCCAATCAAAAAATGGATTTTGGTCTTAGTATGGATAAGGGATCTTCCTATGCTATGTTATATTATTCCACTATCAACCAAGCCAATAGCCATAAGAATTACTACTTATTACTGAGTTTCATAAGCTGAAGTCGAAGCATTAGCATACTCAACGTACCAGACGGATGCCGAGGCAAGAAGCCCCTTTTAATACCACATCAAGGTGACAGGATTCGAACCTATAGCCCTCTGTACCTAAAAATTGGTTCGTCCTCTAGAAATTTACTTTCCTAATAGGATCTTTGACTGGCTATCGGGGATCGAAGCTAAGGAGCAAaacccaacatagtaatattctttccttcttgtaattgatttttttactacacatgaataatttctaaatttacttTCATGCAATGTAGCTTATCGACCCAATGTAGCTTATCGACCCTATTAGATAGCTAAAAAATATTGTGGAAGATCTAGTTGGTACCACTCTTTTAGTGTAATCCAAGGTTGTTGGTTCAATGAATTTTTTAAGAGCAAAGATCTCTTGTGAAGTGACAGGCCATCTCGATGTGATGATCAGGATAGGCCATCCCGATGCTATCAATTGCCGCATGGGATAAAGAAGCACCAACTAGGTTCACTTTTGAAATGTCCGCCGTGAAGGCCTGCCTCAACAGGTTAAGAATTATGGATACTTTGCGCCAaacttctcatattttcgaataaaagTGCTCGAGGGAGAAAGCAACGTGACTATGAGTACTGAAAGGCTTTGTCAACTGAACCATCATAACATGGTACGGTACATATCTAATCATTCTTTTACCTTTAGTTAGCAAATGAGCATCAATAAAAAACAAACACATTTATTGGGAGGGTCATAATTAAACTGATACCGTACGGAGACGTGCCGATGTGCCACGGATCATACTTAGATTTAGTTAGGgagcgtttggttccctttgcttatttttagcacgtgtcacatcgaatgtttagatactaattagaagtattaaacgtagactatctacaaaacccattacataagtggaggctaaacggcgagacggatctattaagcctaattaatctatcattagcaaatgtttacagtaacaacacattgtcaaatcatggactaattaggtttaatagattcgtctcgccatttagcctctacttatgtaatgagttttgtaaatagtctacgtttaatactctaattagtatctTAAACAACGCGACGGGTGCTAATTAGCACCGGACCAAACCAGTTGCTGACATGACGCGGCACGAGGCACGAGAGGGCCAGGCACGGCACGTCTCGAGTCCCAGCTCTACTGGGCAGACGACGCGCGTGCGGCGCGCCCGCATGCCCGCGCATGGGCGCCAGGGGCCCACGGCGCCGACTGCAGTACTGTACCTTTCAGTGTCATTTTCCTCTTCCTCGGTTGTCACTCTCGGCGTGCACTAGGCACTAGTACAACTGCTAGGCTCCTACCTAGCTTGGCCTGTCACCGTCCCCACTAGCTCAACCATTTCGCCGGTTGCCGACAAGCTTCTCCTTCCTCGACATTCCACCAAATGCCGAATACGGTTGAGTTCTCGTATGCCGCTGTGACGCACTCCGCACACTCGTCCCCTGCCGCTCTTCTTATCTTCAGCCAGCGCAACGGCACTGGCTGCGCTTGCAGAACCATGGCTAACAATGGCAGTCGTCCTCGTCCAGGAGGCcatcgtggcggcggcgtgcaacGTTGCGTACTCGCGTTGCTGCTTCTGCTTTCCGTAAGCTGCCGGAGCCTCCGGTGACAGTGGCAACGGTGGTGGCGTGGAGGCAGGGGATGAGGCTGCAGGATGGACGGGCGGGCTGAGCCGGCGGAGTTTCCCAAAGGGGTTCGTGTtcgggacggcggcgtcggcgtacCAGGTGGAAGGCATGGCGCTCAAAGACGACCGCGGGCCCAGCATATGGGACGCCTTCGTTAAGATCCCTGGTGGCATTCAGCTGATTTCTGAAATACTTTGACATCTATTTTGGTATCAATTGGTTTCTGATAGCGCAATGACCGGGCGCAATGCTACTCTGCTTGCAGGTGAGATTGCAAACAACGCCACGGCGGATGTTACTGTTGACGAGTACCATCGCTACAAGGTGACCCTCCATAACACCACGGAGTCATGTGATTGCGAAACCCTTCTAAAATATTGCTTCAGCAAGAATCCAAACGCGATGTGGTACAATTATCCTATTCTGGTGCTAGTTCTAAGTTTAAACGTTCATAAACCTTAGCCATCAATTGCTAAATCTTTTCAGCTGTTTATTTAAAGAAAAAGCACTTGTGTCGTTCTGCTCCTTTCCCCTTGCTACAGTAACCGAGAGAGGCGAACAGAAGCGACCTTCGTTTCCGGCGTCGATCCGGTCGATTCCCTCCTCCGGCGGCCTCttcggcggcggagcggggagGGAATCGAGCGGATCGACGTCCGGCGTAGTTATAGCTACTAGTATTACGTTAGGTTCTTGCTAGTAGGCTAGGGTTTGCCGGTGGAGTTGGGCGCTGTCGAGTCGGTTCGtctgcgggcggcggccgcggcggcgatgttgGCTCCATGGCGGCTTCTTTTCCTCCCGATGATCTCTGGTGATGGCGCCGGTGCCGTGCGGTCCGAGGGCCCGTCGGTGAGGTATGTTTACCTCAACCTGATGCGATTGGGTTGGTGGTGTTGCATCCCGTTTTGGGTTTTGCTTCTTCCACGTCGATGGATTTCGGTCTCCAGACGGCggagctcttcttcttcttcaccggtGAGGACGTCGCCGATGGACTTTCAGCGGCTTCATGTGCGTCGATCGTGGATTCGTCGTGCTGTCTATTGCGGCATATCCAAGGGTTGGGGCCTCTTCATGGTTGCGACGGAGTCTTTTCTCTCCGTTTTCTGCGCTCTATTCTTCATGCCTCCGATGCGGCGTGGGAGGATCGGGAGCTTCAGGTGACggcggagaagaagaacaggagCATCCTGCAGTGGACTTGGTTGTAATTTCTTATGTTTGCAGGGGTCTCTTTGTAATTCTGGGATGTAATATCCTGTTATGTTAATATAAGCCAacccgtttcgaaaaaaaagaaaagaatgaaaaagCACTAACCCTCTGgattagaaaataaaattaaagttGTTCTCTTTCATGTAGGAGGACGTGAATATCATGAAAACGATGGGGTTTGATGCTTACCGATTTTCATTCTCTTGGTCAAGAATATTCCCAAGTATTATTGTCCATTATTTCTCATTTTGGGttatatttttcttaatttaGATTTGTTTCTTTACTGCTGTGCTAATAAACTGATTTCTGGCCATGGGAAATACTATAGCTGGAGCTGGAAAAGTGAACTGGAAAGGAGTGACATACTATAACAGGTTGATAAACTACATGTTGAAGATAGGTAAATGTACAGATAATAGTTTTAGAAATGTTTGTTATTTAAACTTTGACAGCTGTTTCGAGCTTCATGCTGAAATTTACTCTGCTTCACAGGCATTAGCTAGCTCCAATTCTGACTGTTTGGATGTTTAGGAATTCGGAATTGGAATTTGACTCCAGTACCAACCAGTATTCCCTCACTTGCGCCCCCTCATCCACAAGGCTGACCCTGCCCCTCCATTTTGCGCCGAATCACTCCACGCCCATGACAAAAGAAGAATCTGCTCTCTTTCTCCGACACTGCTCAAATCTTGATCTGGCGGCGCCCGAATCCAGCAGTAGGTGTTGACCTCGCTGGCACCAGCCGCGTCGACGACTGTTAGCACCGGCCGCTCCATCGCCCCTGCGCTGCCATGCCGCCCCTTCGCAAGCACGCCACACCCCTCTCCCTCACCCCTGCACCACTCCCTCACCATGTGTCGCTCTTGTGCCCATTCGCACGAGGTGTGGATGACGCGAGGGACTTCTTTCCCGATGAAGACGGCGGCCTTCTCTGGTGAGGCGTGGGTGGCGCGAGTGAGTGTCGCCACCAGCATGGTCGGGgtagagaggaggagaagaagatggtcaATTCTCAAATGACTTGGTATGGATATCCAAACACGAATGGATATTCCCTAGCTCTTTCGAGTCCATCTAGCAATTTCTTTTACATCCAAACAATGTTTTGGTATTGTAACCCAATACCAATACTACTCTAATTTGGTATTGAACCCAATTCAATGCCAAGGCCTCCAATAACAACAGCCAAATGGAGCCTTAGGTAAACTTATTATGGTAAGGAATTTCCTTTTGAAATTTTGAGTCACTGTTTTGAACAGAGTTCCTTATCACCCAACAAATAAGCTCTTCATATCGAGTTGTCTAGTGCCCTCTCATAATGTATGCATGAGTATTTGCTTTGTTCCTTAAATAAACCTCTTCTAaggatgatttttttaataactAGTATGTTGTTTCTAATTTCATAACACTTCTGCTTGTTTCCATACCTAAACCACGTCTATATGCAATCTGTAGAAAAAAAACACTACTAGTACTAGTTGCCATGCTCAAAAAACAAAATTCTGATTTTTGCAATGCTCCTGAAACTATTTCCTTCATGATCCTCCATAAAATGTCTCCCTTTTGCAATGCTTCTGAAACTGAAATCATACTTGATTCTGCAGGCAGCAGTACTTCTACTCCAGAGAAGAGTTACGCAGAGGTACTCTGTTTCCTTCACCTACCTTGCATGAGGAAGCGTTGTGCACTTTTGGCCTTGTATTTTCTTTTGGCcttgtattttcttttgttctaGCATTAACCCAGTGTTTCAGTGAAGACGATGCCCTTGATTCATGCCAACGTGATGACTCGAGTTTTGGATGTTGAGCTTAGGAAAATTTGTCTAGAACTCCAGGTGTTTTGAATGGAGTAAAAACAAAGACGGCCTCAGTTTGTGCTCACCCCGTGGGCTTTTCTTTAGTTGTGCAAATTTCCCGTCGTGCTAGGGAGAGTTAGCAGAGGACATGCTTTGTGGGCTGGAGAACGTGGTGGTGGTCTGATTGGGCTTGAGACTTGTCAGAATCGTGCATGGACCTTTGGGGCCATTAAGGGGAACAAGGGAGTGGAAGAAACGGTTCCCCGGTTTTTAAAATTTCTGATTTGCATTTTGCGATGGTGTTTCAGTTTTCTCTGAAAGTTGTATTAGCCTATCCATGGGTTGTAGACAGATACAACTGACAATAGGACGCGTTCCAGCGCTTACACGTCCATACTGGTAGCCCGGACTACCCTGTCTGCGGGTGATTCGGGGTGAATCATATGGTTACGAGTTGTGAGCAGCGCTCACTCTTTGCTCTACTAGTCTATCAACCATTAGAAAGTCATTTTAAAATTAGACTCCTacctaataatcaaaattatttacctacgTATCTTATTAATTTAATATTCTACACACACATATATGTAAGATACGAAAGATAGGTTATTTCGCGGGCGGGTGCGATATCTGCCCAACTCGCAGCGAACCCCAGCCGCAACCTGCGCTCACAAACCCGCTCGTCTTCTCCGCCTACCGTGCCGCAATGTCGCGCCCCTCCTCGCGTTGGCCGCTGCCCTGCGCCGTCCCGGCATCTCCCTCCGCGGATAATTATCTGCCGCCCGCGGACCCTCCTGGGCATTTTTGGGctgcaaccttttctttttttttttgcagcggtGGGAGGGAGGGACGGGCCTCGTGTAGCAGCTCATGTGGCGGTttcccctttccttttcttttctttttttgccttttctttcatttctttttattcttttagttatttctgttttgtttattttttagttattttttcttttctttatttttcctttttccagctttatttatatatatttatatacttATTAATTGACGTGTGTATATTTTTCATTCGTGATGTGGTTATATTTGTTCCAATAAATTTTGTATATACATTTGttgctttcttttattttattatttttccattttattcttttttatagTTTTTATACTAATAAGTATATAAAACAATTGTTTTGTTCAGTaatttaatataatttgtttTAAGTTTATAGATTTTTTTCTCCTgaatttttataatttattctaccatttatatttttttctatatctttgtataatttgttcgatgCGTATAGTTGTTTAATTTcatgagttcatataatttgttcaacaGTGTGTAAGTATTTGTTTGTGATATTCAGCTTCTATTGTTTGTACTGTATACAATAACAACAAATAGTTCATGATTTCAAATATTTTGTTCGTCATGTTTAATTATTTATTCATAGAAAATAATCATTTTTTCATGACATTCAAGTATTTGTTTGCAGTAGCCAAAATTAATTAttctatattaaaaaatatttttttataattatatTCGAAATACATTTGTGTGGTGTCTTCTATCGAAGATCTTGTTATAAGAAATCTATTGGTCGAATCATAATTTAATTTAGATGCACGGTTTAAGATATATAAATTTTTTCGGATTGAAATTTTCTTTGTAGGTAAGTGATGTCATCAATTTCGTCCTCTATTGCATGTATGCACTTGTTAGCCTTTCTCAACGCGGATGCGCTACCCATATAAAAAATCCAAGCTGGATCTAAAAGTGGTCCAATCACCACGTGTTGTTGCAACACGTCCGACTCCTTCATGTGACGAGCACGAATTTATCACCTCTAGCGATGTATAACCgcactccctccctcctcccccgctcCCGATTCCCAAACCCATCTCTCCGCGTGTCATTGCCCTGCCCATCTCCACCTGATCTGGCAACCGGTGCTCGTGGAAAGCCCATGCTGCGCTGGATCGAGGAGCCCCGAtagcggggtggaggcggctGGTGGTCACGCGGGCGTTGTGGCGGCGGGGTGTGTGCGAGTGGAAAGGTGAGGTGTCAATGGAACCTTTATGCCCTGATTCAGCGCCAGCTGACGGCTGCACGGGCAGCGGGGCGGTTTTCACCTTGGTGATGCCGCTGCTCGCGCTAGCTTGCATATCGTTGTTTTGGGAAATGGTGCTACGGTGGCCCGCACCACGGCTTAGCCTCCaacgcgcggcggcgctcgccggacTTGCAGTAACTGCAACCATCCCATACAAGTCAAAAGCACAGCACATGAACGGGTTCCCTCACTCCTCACTTCCTCAGTGCTGCGCGCCCACCGCGGAGACCACCCGCGCTGCCACTGCCTCCTGCAGTAGCAAGTAAATGTTGCCTTCATTTCTTTGAATGCCTGTCTCTAGGCCAAATTAATTTCAAGCTCCCATGATTATACTACCACTTGAGTTAGGGCCTCTTtgagggctaaaatttagcttcaaaattttagctatttgtcacttttagccctcctgtttggatcccaagagctaaattttgagctaaaagtgcaagactaaaatttagtccatagatctaaacaggcccttaatcATTGTAGCAAGTCCTCCGAATTCGGTTTCTTTACTCCTGTGCTTGGCTTCATGACCTCCCTACGAGTTTGCATTCCATGTGTCTGAAGAAATGACTAGGCCATGACCTGTTCTATGAGTGCTCATTTTTATTTTAGACATGTATAAGGTTTACTTGATGCTTCCTTGGCAAATCATTATATTTCACGATTTTGTTTTTCCCTTTGGACTGCAGACACTAGTTGTGGTAGCCTCTGCCTTAATTTGATCACCTGCTAATGGTTCGTTCTAGTGAGTTTATGTGCTTTCAGCCGAAAATGGACATTCTTACCATGTGGACTTGGTCATCATTGTTATGCACTGCGAGCATTATCGGTAATATGTGTTTTTTTGTCATGAGCAGGTGGAGCTATGGCTAAGGGAAATGGACGTGGAGTACTAGGTGCGGATCTAGGCCCTATTATCGGGGTCAGACCCCGACGAAATCCTACAAATCCTTAGTAAATCACTGTTCATATAAAGGCTTAATCACATCATGTTAATGGAGCTGACCCCGGTGATGTTTCTGGCTAGCTTCGCCAGTCGTGGACTTAAGCGGCTGGCAGAGGCATTATCGCAGCACAAGCGAGCATGGACACGCGCTGCTCAGCGGCAAACTGTCCGTTCTGCCCCCTTCTCATCAGCTTGGCTCATCAACTGCTTGTTAAACCACGGCCGATCCACTTTGACTAGGTAATGAGAGGAAAGCACCAAGGTATAACCGAAAATTGCCATTTGATCATTGAACTCGGGCACATTCTTGGCCCCCCTTCTTATAGGCAGATTCATGGCACCATATATAATTGCTTGCCTCACTTTCCATGACTTTCTCTGACCACTTACTTGTTCAACGAGATGCCTTTCATACTTACTGACGTACATgctctttttcttattttcttctttttgaatCTGTTTCCTCCGAGTTCCTTCTATAGATTAGTTTTAATACAAAATAAGGTAATTGTGACAATGTACAGGAGCATATCTGCAACCAATCTCTTCAACTGAAACCAGGGATCGACACCGTCTGCCTCCGGTCATGAAGGCCAAGCAAATTGGTGAAGTCTACTTTGGTAAGAAATTAATCACTATTATGTACTAAAATCGACTGGATATCAATTACATGGCATCAAATCTAATCAAGTAAAACTGGAGGATTTCATTCAACAATGCAATTCAATTTGATTCTAACTCACGTATTACCCTCTTTGTGTAAAGACAACATACGAGGAATATACTAATCACACCTTGGGGTATTAGACATGAACAGATGTATAGAACATGTGTTCTCAAAAGCATGCCATCCTTTGAGTGAGAAATTTACAAAGCACATTTGAAGCATTAATACACAACCCATCAGTCTGGATATGGTTTTCTCACGCATGTTATGACTTGCATAAGGCTCATGAGCTTTGATAGTAATACAATTGAATTGCTCAATTTATTGTTAAACCATGACTATTAAAATATACtcattgtaaaaaaacaatttAAATTAACTATTTACTTATACCTTGTATGTAACATGTTTGAGTTTCCAGATATCAGAGATCAACAAGTTGACTAGGTATAaagcagaaagaaaaaaagaagaaggaaaggtAAAACACATTTCTTTTAAAATGCTTAGTTCAATTACATATACACCTTAGTGCTACTTACATTACATATATGCCTTTGTTATGCTGGCTATGTTGCATTCTAGAAAAAAGAACTTTATTAGAATGTTGAAAGTCCAAGTATGTCATTGGATCACATGGATCACTAGAGCTGCAAAGTATAGAATATACTTTGTTTACTAACTGCAGTCTGTACTAAGACTGACCTACTCTACAAAATGCAACTCCGGTTAAGAAGATTGAACTACAAAATAAAGACAGCACACATGCAGTCTTTGAAGAAATAAATTTATTTCAGCTAAAGGATATGTGCCCTTTTACCAAAAAGGTAAAATTAAACAAAAACAACTTATTTCATTTAATGTCTGTTATAATCTGTATGTACGATTCTGGTCATTAGTAGCTAGTATCTTTCTTTTCGCCATCTCCCTGAGCAAGCAAATTACATTCTTAACGTTTAGTTTCTTCTTTTGAGGGGAGTGACACTATCCTGACTTCTAAAATATACACTAAAAATATGCTAATTTGAAATTGCAAATCAAAATCAATAGCACCTAAAACTCAAAGAAGCTTTTTATCATGTTTTCAGCACCTAAAACTCAAACCTACTCTATAAGTCATTTTTTCTCTTAATTTTTCAAAGATATATAATGCTTTGAATTGAAAAGAATAGATCATATAATTTTTCATATAGTTATAATAACTTATTGTTGTCCATGTTTCATGTTAATTCTTATTCTTTACTTATTGTTAATAGGCACAACGATATCCGAGCACTGTCACCATGGTTGGTATCACAGAGAAACAACATTGGTTCTATCGTGCTTGTAAGGTCTGCAACTCTAAAGTGATTATAGGAACCAATGTATTTGAATGTACAAAGGATGGAGGGTTTCCTTGCACACAATTTGACTTAAAGTAAGATATATTAACCCTAACTTTATTTTTATAGCAATCAATGAATGAGAATAATAATTCATGTTCAGAATTAATTTCTCATGTACTAGATACCATTTATAGTAACTGATGATACTTATAACATTGAGTTTATGATGTTGGAAAAAAGAGGAGCAGAACTAATTGGAAAAGGTATATGAATCTGGAACATCTGGATAATAATTATATTATCATGTTTCATACCTATCAAATATACTATTGTACTACCACGAAATTGTCAAATGCTCTTTGTTTTGTTCTAATGCAGCATATCCGGCTTACCAAGTTCTAATTAACTATGACATTATCCTCAACTGCTGCTACAACGGTATTCACGCTGGCCTAGCACATGCCCAAGCGCGGCATATTGATTCTAGTTGTACTTATCTTTGTTCACTTGTGATTTTGTGATTGACTTTTAATTGTTTGTTActctatacatttttttcattcacattcatatttttttacttttcatCGTACCTCCATATATTGTGTTTACATGAAAATCAGTATTTTCTATCGCTACTctcatacatgtataaatggtctacacaATAATACCCATCATGTACATATACCTTAacttattatttttatattaataataatataaatatgTATTTAGATATTTATGTATAAATAGTACaatacccgtgcgttgctaaGACGACACAGGTGACATCTTTTATATATCATCACGTAACTATGGATATTTTGCCCAATGGATTGACATTGTGAGGAAAGTAATCACACGTGACATACTGTTAAAGATAAACCTTCAAATTTACTTTATAATTGATATTAATAAATTAATTTAGATATTAACCATAATATTTGCAAACAAGATAAATACTTAACTCCGTGATCCGGTTCTGTACGCCACGCACCGGTTCCACGCCCCTTTAAACTCTCGTCTGTGACTTGGTAACGGTTGGATGAAACACTTGAccctttaatattaggtatagatatagataaaCATGCAAGACATACATAGGTAATTTAGGTACAAATTTAGAaggatattttaagttattttttcaaATGACATGTGTGGTTAATTTATATGAAGATTATGGAGGTTacttttcattattttttataatgccagagtgagtaatttagatataggtttaaaTGTTTAATTCAGAATATTTTTATCATGATAATGGTgtgtaattttttagaaaacattacTACTATgtctatgattattagagtctaCAAGATTGATGCTCGTATATTTCTGatttttgtaagaatttctaggatttatttttcttcctatCGCATCTTGTGAGAATTAATGTGAATTctccaattgaaaaaaaaatgagggcACACAGCTAACAACCAAATTTTTTATGCTGAGCTCTTTCTCATTTGTTAAACATTCTAACACAatatttatatagatatatacttgtTATTATCTTCCTCCGATTGTGATAAATTTTAGGTAGCAATTACTCTAcaacattttcatccatattaatattttttctcTTATTTCACTTTGCATCttaggtatgcgcttgaatttatttaatgaaaTCTATGTTCTCGTCACTTCCTCAATacatttataaatggtgacacgcATCATGCTATATccttaataattattttttataccAACAATAtaagaaatagataatttagaactGTATATTTGTGTACCTTGGTGGTATACTTCTAGtgaaggtgatttggattcaaatttagggttacctcatattacttttaataatggcatatgcgGGTAATtcgtgacacacatcatgcgtatattcttcattattattttctattccAAGAGTATAAGAAATAGATAAGTTAGAATTATATATTTGTATACCTTGGGGTATATTTTTAGTGAatgtgatttggattcaaatttaggaTTATcccatgttatttttaataatggcatatgtgggtaatttagatgcaaatttaagggcttaatttaattatttttttataatgttagTGGTGTGCAATTTGAGATGCAAATCTAAAAGGTTAATTTAAAAGTTTCATATGGTTACTGATAAGGACATCACcagctcggatacaaccacattagtaacttttgattcaaaggtgaaataattctttgtcatgattgtatttgatacatttgatgaattgatgttgcaccatgatgtgtgttcattatcattttcaaaaatatatacatggatcaaaaagagtgttaaacacacatggaaggcatggaggtcCAAAGAATTTGATTGGGGACAAAGTCCAAGAATTCCTAGCATTCCCcactaggccaccacgtcacttttggcctaagaaaagaaagatatcaaatccaacacgtttcagagttggattcggactgcaacacaacaccaacttgtgatggtcacagtcggctaggcacccctgggcccACTAGAATACTTTACGGACCCTCTCAAAGGGgacgtacccgaaacctactcggacatgaagactactctacagggcgcgtaggcttcatggtttCCCCGAGACTAGTCGGATAGGAAGGGGATTACTCTGttgagttagagtaggactctgtaatcatgttcgactaggactccaccctgtaaccctgctccc
Above is a genomic segment from Setaria viridis chromosome 4, Setaria_viridis_v4.0, whole genome shotgun sequence containing:
- the LOC117853165 gene encoding beta-glucosidase 1 isoform X4 → MALKDDRGPSIWDAFVKIPGEIANNATADVTVDEYHRYKEDVNIMKTMGFDAYRFSFSWSRIFPTGAGKVNWKGVTYYNRLINYMLKIGIRNWNLTPVPTSIPSLAPPHPQG
- the LOC117853165 gene encoding beta-glucosidase 1 isoform X2, coding for MALKDDRGPSIWDAFVKIPGEIANNATADVTVDEYHRYKEDVNIMKTMGFDAYRFSFSWSRIFPTGAGKVNWKGVTYYNRLINYMLKIGSSTSTPEKSYAEVLCFLHLPCMRKRCALLALYFLLALYFLLF
- the LOC117853165 gene encoding beta-glucosidase 1 isoform X1 codes for the protein MALKDDRGPSIWDAFVKIPGEIANNATADVTVDEYHRYKEDVNIMKTMGFDAYRFSFSWSRIFPTGAGKVNWKGVTYYNRLINYMLKIGKCTDNSFRNVCYLNFDSCFELHAEIYSASQALASSNSDCLDV
- the LOC117853165 gene encoding beta-glucosidase 1 isoform X5; its protein translation is MALKDDRGPSIWDAFVKIPGEIANNATADVTVDEYHRYKEDVNIMKTMGFDAYRFSFSWSRIFPTGAGKVNWKGVTYYNRLINYMLKIGIS
- the LOC117853165 gene encoding beta-glucosidase 1 isoform X3, with the translated sequence MALKDDRGPSIWDAFVKIPGEIANNATADVTVDEYHRYKEDVNIMKTMGFDAYRFSFSWSRIFPTGAGKVNWKGVTYYNRLINYMLKIGSSTSTPEKSYAEVELWLREMDVEY